AAGTAGAAATTACGATAAAATGTATAATTGCATACTAAGTTAGCAGCATACATTAAAGCACTCTATGGATTCATTCTTTATTCATTTGTGAATTTTATAATTTCATATATAGTTTATTTCTTGGAATGTGGCGATGCATTCACTTGCCATAGGGTGGTGCTTGGGTTGGATAGCTACGAGGGTAGGCTAGATTAGAACCAGATCCAGAACTGCTAGATGCCGAAGAAGATGCAGTTGATTTCTTATTTTCGCTGAATAAACCTCCCAGATTTTTGGAGCTAAATAATTCACCAAGCCCGCCGAGGCTTGAGCCGCCACCACCACCTGCAGAATATCCCCCACCACCATATccaccaccaccgtggcttccacCGCCTCCACTCAGAAGACCGCCTAATAAACCTAAAGCACTGGAACCCCCGCTGCTACTGGTTGATGATGAACCGGTATTTCGTAGTAAGCCGCTTAGGAAATCAAGGGTTCCACTTCCACCGCTGCTGCTGCTAGTTCCACCTGTAGCGCTACCTCCTCCATAGCTACCACCATAAGGTGGAGATGGATTATCCATTCCGCCACCGTAACCTCCTGAAGGTGTATATGCTGGCTGACTACTTCCTCCACCGCGTATCTTGTTCGTCAGTTGGGTAGACAAAATTCCACTCAAAGCATGACCGACACCTGGACTCGATAAGATGTTCTGTAAACCAGACAGCAGCCCACCTAAAGATCCGGAACTTTCTCCTGGTTTAGTTGGTGATTGGCCGCCTCTGTTTCCACCATAACCGCCTTGACCACCACCCGGACCATATCCACCCTGACCACCACCTGGACCATATCCGCCTGTATTGCCACCATATCCTCCAGTATTTCCACCATATCCACCACTATTACCCCCGTATGGATTATAACCTCCGCCGCCTGAGGGGTAATTTGGTGGTACATAGCCACCTCTGTTCACATTATTGTGTCCACCGCCGCCTCCGAAGTTATTTTGATTAGGATATGCTGGACCGGGAGGGGAGTTTGGAAGTTGAGGATAGAGCCCGCCTGCACCGCCGCCAACAGGTGCTGATGGGTAACCACTATTACCCCCACCATGACCACCACCAGCAGAACTACCGCCACCCTGTGTAGGATATGCCGGATATGCTGGTGGAGGAGCTGCTGGACCTGGAGGAGGACCTGGTGGACCTGGAGGGGGATCCACTGGAGACGACGGAGCTACTGGTGCAGATGGCATATGTGAATCGGACGATTGGGATGAAAATGATGACGATGAAGACGCAGCTTCTGCTTATATTGTTGTTTAGATTCGATAAATTTTTgaacgaaaagaaaaacaaaatacgTAAAACCTGATTATTGCacattgaaaataaattagCAACAAATATATTATTCCACAAAAGAAAACCATCAAAATAAAaagttgattaaataaataacgatCACATTTAACTTTGCACCAACAAAGCAAAATCAAAGATTAACTCATGTAAGTGCACTGAAAGTATTACCCACGAAATAGCTTTTTTTCAGAGCTAACGTTTCAATATCTATTTCATTTCTGATGAGATACATGCAATATTCCGATTGGTTGGAATGATTAAAAGATTTAATAATTTCGGGTTGAACTTTTCCGATTATCAGACAAAAGTTTCAATGAACATGGGTAATTATTCGAATGCACTCCctcctcaaacaaaatttaatattaattttattagccGCAATGGTTATATAAACTAGTCATGGATTTATGCTTAGTTATAAAGATTAGTCTTCCATTTCGTTAATACTCCATCTCTCTAAACTCCTAATGGAAATCGTTCACATTCCAGACAACATAAAATCAAAAGAGCATTATTGAAACCCATCACAGCCCAACAAATTCATTCATTTAATGGCTCAATTTTCGAATATCTTCAGACGTATCCTTCATGGCCTCACGACCGCAGAGAGCAAGAATGATTCAGAATCGATTTACTCAACCTATTTATTTCTATTTCCGTTATCAAAAAATTGAATCGTCCCTAATGCGTAAGGACTCTGAGAAAGCAAAGGAAAAACAATGTCATTgttttgaattattattatcatttttatcGTGGCCGAAGTCAAACGGAGGAACATGGGGAAAATACAAATGTGAAATTATGCGAGTAACGTATCAATGGTGAACTATGGGAAAACACATAAATTTTCCAATGCGTAGATGGAGATATAGGAAATTGACTTTCGAATAGTTAACTGGGGTAGTGTCATCCAAGAAAGAAATACGAAATGATTCTGATACTTTTTTGGATTCAAGAAATTAAGCCCAACTCCTCATATAAttgacatagtatgctggtcccaagcccagataaaagaggagagtttgaggtaacgtactttgttccattctcagtaaaacaaaaataaaatgttgagatcagaaaaaaagagataaataaaagaaTTACTCCACCAGTCCAGGCTGATCTTTCTTGTTGGCAGGTCCCGCGGCCAGTCGACAAAAAATGCAAGTGTtgtcaaaaaccaaaaataatctAGTTGAATTTAAAGCCTCGGTGAAATGcttgggcgtccacctcagtcgacgtagCAACACGGGTCgcgatcctgtcgagaaatgggcaaggactTTTGACGAATAGACGATGTCAAAGCCAAATACTGGCACCCTCATAAGAAAGGGCGAGGAATTCGCAAGAATTCTTCGGAAAAGGCATACTGATATTTgcactctacaagaaactcgatggtggcCAAAAGCTGCGGCATAGAaagcgaacgtggtaaaaattgcTATAAGCTTCTCTCttttgatagcccacacactcaatatggtaacAGCATCGCCATTTCGGAGGGTTTCCGtaataccattaaagaagtcgagcaagtcggcttgtgaacgggacaaaggctgaagaaaaagaaaaagtgctGTGATGGAACAGCTGAAGGGCAACTTTAAAAAAAGTCCAAAATTAGTTTAACTGCGTTTCGGAGGAACTTACCGCTATAAAGAAACCACAACTCTTACTTTAAATGACAAGCAGTGACATCAATCTAGACAATGACAACAACGGTAGTGATTGCAGCCACGATGACGCCAAGGATAACTACTGCAACAAAAAGTACATCAACAACGATGGCAACATCAGCGGCAGTGGAAATAATGACATGATGGAGAAGATTCCGTCCGTCGAGCTAATTCTGAATGAAATTTACGACGGGAATGGACATGAGAACAGAATCAACATCGAATGTAAAGGTATTGCCCTTCAGAGTTAACTGGTTGGGCATTCGAATTCGATATAGAGTGACTAAATGCCACAAAAAGGAAGGTCAGTGAAACTGATTGATATTAAGCCCGATAATGCTCATGCAGAGAAAGCATAAAACCCCTGCTGAAGTTTTCAACCCACAACTGAAGACCATTCCACCTTCAAACCATGTTGCACACATTACAATCACAGATTTCGTTGTTTCTAAGACCCGCAAGACTACCACGTTTTTGTACTCTAATCCTTCTTCCCACCCGACCAGTTTCTGAATCTTCTTGTGCTTAGAAGTCATGCAATAAGAAAACATGCGATGAGATTGCATTTTCCGGCAACTGCGTTTACAATGGATATTCCCTAAAATTGCGCCAATTCTTAAAAAACGCAAATTCAAGGAGGCTTCCAACTTCAGGACAAATTCTCTGCTATTTCACTTGGGCAAAGTGTGTTAAAAGGGGGAACTGTTGGTATACCCCACGACTTTAAACTGAAGGGGATCATCTCCGATCATCAACTCAGGTTCCGCTGTGGGCACAAAACACAGCATGCTCTCAGCTACTTTCACGATAAAAATGTAACTTGCACTCTGTAGCATCAGGAGTTCTCATGGATTCTATCCCTGGACAGGCTTCGGCTAGAATCATTACCATCTTTGACCAAAATGGGACTTACAATCATCTACAAGTTTGCCATGGCGGAACACAATCTCTTCGGTCGATGCATTTCTCATCAATTTCCCATGTAACATTCATTCCCCAAGTTGTGATGCTAACCTTCCTCCAATCTCAACTTCAAAGAATAGTTCAACTCAAGTCCAGAACATTCTAGATAAGAAAGCAGCGGTTCCCAGTCTAAAACCCATgtacacccttgaaataagtaaTCTAGATTGTCTCTCGAACGCAGAAGAGGTAGAAGGAGTAATACAAAGGACCCAGGGCGAAAATTTCCGTGTCGTAAGAAGACTGTGTTCTTTTCAAGGATCGCGGTCTGCAGAAAGATGCGGCTTATGTTCCCGTCCCCAAGCagaaagaagaattgcaaaaagTGAAAATCCAAGCACCGTGGTTCACATCCTGCAAGCGAACATGCACAAGAGTGCATTTCCTCACGACCTTATGGGGCAGATGCTGCAAGAAAGAGAACCTGATTTCTGCTCCTCAGCCAGCAGTACCGAGATAGGAGTTCATCATCAGGGTAGGTCGATATCTCTCATATTGCTACTACTTGGGTAAGAGTTTGTGCGCTGACCCATGCTAAAAAAGATGGCTTCATTTGGGTTCGTTATGCAGAAGTgacttttttcaaagttttcctCACACCGTTATGCAGAAGTGACTTTTTTCAACGTTTTCCTCACACCGAACGAATCTATATACGTTTTTTGGGAAATGGAGCTGGAATTGGAGAGTTGTAATTGGAAAAATTTTTAAGGGTGGAACACTCAAACGTCATTCAGATTCTCAAGACACACAAACTTTGATGGCCGCCAAGACAGGACTTATCGTCCTAAATATAGCATAACTCCGACATTTTAATACCCTGATTGCGACGGCATTATCGCTGACGTAACCTTCGCTACGGAGTCCCTAGTGTCAGCGGGACAACGATGGAGGGAACTGGAATATTTCATGGCCAGTGATTACCAGTACATTTCCTTCTACGTGACAAATGGTTTCTCACAATTTTCTCACATCCGTCAAATATCTACCGGGTAGAAtatcggaaaaatctgaaaatctgaaaaattttccGAAGATCTCTCATAAGCGACAATACCTGGACGCGACTGAATCTACTACGTCTACggaggaactgcttcaaacttcAGCAGATTAGACAGCGTGCAAGAAGCCAAGGTAAAGTAACCCTAAGATCCGCTAAATACAAGAGAGCGGAAAAGGAATTCTGACACGAAACTAACAGAGAGGAAACACACTCCTGGTTGGAGCTAATCATTAACGTTAACAGGGAGCCATGGGGCTTCGAGTATAAGCTGGTTATTAAAATACCCAATGCCCATCAACCACTCTGTTCCATGAAAGcaatgaagatggaagaaatagtCCGCCCGCTTTTTCCTGTCTCCGCCTTTGGAGTTAATGATGAGAGGGAGAGTACTGAGGAATAGCCACTCTTCACAATACAGAAGCTAGAGGAACCGGTATTATCCATGAATGAATGGTATTCCCAGTGCTGAAACTGGCATGCAAATATAAGTTGGATTTGCTAATCAGCGCAATCAACGCATATTTGACAGCGGGCGTTTTCCGCTTTCGATGTGAAGTTGCGAGTCTTGAGCTGATAGGTAACAGGAAAGGTGACCCCGACGCGCCCCCAGCATACCATCTTCTCATTAAAATGGGCACAGCGGGGAGGCTCCCTGAAAAGCTCATTAAGCTAAGACTGACTAACGCAACATGTGCTCCAGGGACTACTTATTACGATGCGATGGAGGAAGTGGTCAAAGCGGTGAAACAGACTGAATGACACAGTCGCCACTGTTGGTGAGTGCTCTTTGGGACCCCTCAATCCGAGACATATAATTCGAAGGCTGGCAGATATATAAATACCGTTTCGTGTCTCGATCGGGGTTCATCAAATGAGGCGCtttttcaccactcctctttgttcttgttatggacactttcACACGGAACACCCAATGTCCAACGTCCTATACACTatcttatgcagatgatgctttcctagtGTCTAGTAGCAAACATGATcttgaacaacttgtccaaaaattgaatgatcggcacatgcaacacagtctcagattgaatctgaataaaactgacttTTTAAAAGCCGATCCCCATAAAAGAGGCAttgtcactgtcagtggcagtgatgtgcccagaactgagcgattttaatatcttgggtcaatggtatcagccaatggagaactgcgttataaaattgcatcTCGCATTGgaacaacctggatgaagtggcgtttcacaactggtgttttttgcgaTTGacatatcaacaaacgtctcaaatctaaaatttactgcaatatcgtCCGCTCAGTCGCCTTTTATGATTATAAGTGttgactgactataaaagacaatgaacggtttCTTGCGGTAATGCAGATGAAGTTGTTGCGATGGGCTAGCGACATAACACgccttgattacatccgaaataaggatatccgccatcgatatgtggttgcaccggtcgtggaaaaattgcgagagagacgtcttcgatgatatggtcacgtaattcgcgctaagacGAATTCACTTGCACTTTGAAGTCGACGGcatacgaccaaaaggccgggcgAAACAACgtcggcttgatacgctggtgtggatttggaagcctcgcgactgcatccagatcaagcatttgtgAGAACAAAATAGTGTCGTCGATCACagcgagccgacctcgcttgtgaacaagACAAGGGCTAAATAATAAGAAGAATTTAAATTGCAAACACACTGAGGAGTACGTCAGTACAAGATCAGGTAGATAGGTAGATAGGACATCAGTGCACAAAAATAAGCTCGCTCTCGATTTGTTACCTGGAAGGCGGTACTAGACCTCTGCAGTTactgttttcagaaaatataaTTATCACATCGTACTCATCATTAGGTGTGTTATCCCTTGACTCAGACATTATGGAATGCCAATGTAAACGAAAGTCTGTGGTTTAAAGAGTTCAACGAGGATAGCTCTGTATGTAATTAAGGTCATCAGTAAGCTCAATGAGAGGAAATTACATCAGCTTCCGTGCTGAAAGCATTTAAAAACATTTGAACATTGGAATTTTCaagcattttttttataattggatgCGAAATCGTGAAGAGAGCTCCAATAAAATCCGCAGTTTGATCAGGAAAAGGTGAATCGATGAAaatttggccccctatatgaggatagacgattccgtagaaaacgaggcagaccctgactgagatggagcgatggcgtaggtcaggacgctagacagcttttagggatttcgaattgatggacctcgacgcaaaagagggatatctggagttccttattaaggcaggtctggaCGGGATACCcgttgtcgcgccgttgatgataatgatgacacAAATTTGAAAAGGAGAAAAGTCTGAGAGTCTAGAGAGCAGTTGAGTAATGACGGGTagataatatataaaatattataaaagtgtTATTCCCGTAAAATGCCATATCACCTTACCGTTACCGAGCTGGAACCAAATATCACATGCCTTAATGCCATCCCATAACGAAGGTAATGATGACTCTTGTGATAagtcatattttttaatatccGTACCGATGTGATGTATATTAcaaaacatcaccaaacatcacCCTTCAAGTAGCGATTGTAGAATGTCAAGCCCATTCCGGGAATCGTTTAATCTTATGATTTCCTGTTTTTTAGCCTGTAAGCAAAGAAAGACAGGAAAGTAACATCGAACACATCACTGGCGGCTATATATGTCCGACGTTCAAGAAGGTAGTTTCAGCTTTTCGTAAACGAAGTTCCTAGCTTAATTACAAATATCTTCACAGTTGTGTTTTTATTTCAAACAGAAGCGGCAAGGCGGCAGCCCGGACCTGCGGAAACCAAACAATCAAAAACATGAGCAATAGCCTAGGAGACGAATTCATACCCGCTAAGGTAGGTGGCATTCACATATTCAATTGCTACGGTAGATGAATTCGCAACCTAGCAATAATACCTGGCAATTTGAACGTTGAGACGAAGCTTGGGGTAGTCGCCAAACAAATGCAAGCGGCCGCATATTGcttgaagtattttcacgtccGAATTTCTTTCCCGGCAAATACTGgtggcgtcaatacttttcagAGATAGACTATGGGATTGGAGATGgaccttacgtttgttagcgaCACATTATCTAAGGACCTCCAATGGCAGTTGAGCGTGGAATATACGGACAACGACCATCTGTAACGGGTTGAACATTCAAGAAACTTGATAAGCAAATATTTGAAGAAATACTTCCATAGGAGGCGATGTCAATGGGAAACGCAGAAAAGAAAGGTGACGaagaatcttggaaagatacTGAAACCATGTGACACTTCCATGCTACGCCGCAGTGTACTCAGAAATGATGAAatgccaaaattgaaaaaattcgcGAAGTTTGCCTTAAAATCAGGAGACACACTCAACGTAGCAGGAACTGACCTGAGTCTGAAGGGTTACACAACCGATATAAAAACGcgaggaaagaattgcaagcatgtctagaagtaaaactgaacacttcaagagagaTTATGCAGGGAAGGACCCATGGAGAGGTGCATACAAGACTGTCATGCTAAACGCTTATCACCGATAATC
The DNA window shown above is from Hermetia illucens chromosome 5, iHerIll2.2.curated.20191125, whole genome shotgun sequence and carries:
- the LOC119657977 gene encoding loricrin; this translates as MGASSNALGYLLIFLCALTVVNSYSKYGRGCADIGCLPNEMCVMAHESCSFGQRDGKECGSYPTCRKGGAGGQANSEAASSSSSFSSQSSDSHMPSAPVAPSSPVDPPPGPPGPPPGPAAPPPAYPAYPTQGGGSSAGGGHGGGNSGYPSAPVGGGAGGLYPQLPNSPPGPAYPNQNNFGGGGGHNNVNRGGYVPPNYPSGGGGYNPYGGNSGGYGGNTGGYGGNTGGYGPGGGQGGYGPGGGQGGYGGNRGGQSPTKPGESSGSLGGLLSGLQNILSSPGVGHALSGILSTQLTNKIRGGGSSQPAYTPSGGYGGGMDNPSPPYGGSYGGGSATGGTSSSSGGSGTLDFLSGLLRNTGSSSTSSSGGSSALGLLGGLLSGGGGSHGGGGYGGGGYSAGGGGGSSLGGLGELFSSKNLGGLFSENKKSTASSSASSSSGSGSNLAYPRSYPTQAPPYGK